Below is a genomic region from Leptospira venezuelensis.
TAGAAACGACTTCCTCTTTCTTCACATGAACTGTGATAGTCGGGAGGATACCTTCTGCAAGACGCACTTTTAATTTATAGGAACCTAGATTGCGGATAGGCTCTGAAAACTCGATTTTACGTTTATCAACTTCAAATCCTGCAGTTTTCAATAAGGCTGCTACATCGGCAGGAGTTACCGCTCCAAAAAGTTTATCCCCGCCTCCGGTTTTAACAGAAATTTCGAATTCTTTTCCGTTCAATCCAGAAGATACAGATTCCATATCTTTCTTGCGTTTTTCTTTTTTAAGATCTGCAAGTTTCTTTTGGTGAAGAGCCATTTTGGTCTTACCTTCAGAAGCTCTTACAGCAAGTCTTTGAGGGAAAAGAAAATTACGAGCGAAACCATCCGCTACTTCCTTAACGTCCCCAGCGTCTCCTAAGTTAGAAACATCTTTTTGTAATATTACTCTCATTAGTTTCTCCTTAGTTTACTTTGAACGGTAGAAGACCGATGCTACGAGCTTTGCGGATCTCTCTTGCAAGAATCCTTTGATACTTTGCAGAAGTTCCGGTAATTCTTCTTGGAATGATCTTACCACGGTTAGTGATAAATCTTTCTAAAAGTTCGGTGTTCTTATAATTAATTTGTTTAGCAAGTTCAGGGTCTGCAGTAAAACGGCAAACTTTCTTCTTATACTTGTTTTGTTTTTTAGGGGGGCGTCCTCCGTCTTGATCTAAAGGCATGCCCTCAGCAGTCATTTCCTGCTTTGTTTCTTCTTGTACTTCGTTATCTGACATGAGTTTTGTCCTCTTTAAAAAGGTATATCGTCGTCCATCGCAGAACTTCCCATATCATCTTGTGCAGATGAATAAGAAGAAGATCCGCTGCTTGCGGAAGAGCCGTACTCTCCGCTTCCATTCTCCCTTGCACCACCTATCATCTGGAAATTTTCCACAACGATACGAATGCGGGAGGCCTTCTTGCCTTCCATGGTTTCCCAGGTGTCCTGCTTAAGGCGTCCCTCGATCACGAGTTGTTTGCCTTTCTTGCAGTATTGCTGGATGATATCCGCGCCTTTTCCCCAAGCCTCGCAGTCGAAAAAATGAGTTTCCTCTTTTTTCTCTCCGCCGGTAACATAAGTGCGACCGTTAGCTAAGGAAAAATTCACAAGAGAAGTCCCGTTTACGGTTTTAAATTCCGGATCACGGGTCAGGCGCCCAACAAGGGTCACCCGATTGATATCGTTAGCCATTGAGGCGGACGATCATAGAGCGAAGTAAATTTTGGTTCAGACCAAAGTCACGCTCTACCTTTTCTAAGGCGGATTGTTCTGCATTCACTTTGAAGTGTGTGAATATTCCGTAGTCTTGGTGTTGGATTGGATGCCAAAGTTTCTTTTGACCCCAATCTTCTTCTGCGGTCACGTTGATGGAATGCTTTTTGAAGATCTCAAGGACCTCAGTTTTAGCTACTTCCTTCGCGGTTGAACGCGTGATTGTAGTAATCTCGTAGTTTCTCAAAAGTTTCTCCTATGGGAAAATGCCCGTCTGCGCAAATGCGGCGAGCAGAAGAACCGAATTTTGTCCTATTTTCGGCTTTAGGGGCAAGGGGTCAAGTGGAATAGATTTGGGCGTCTTAGCTTCTAAAAAGCTTCTAAAAAGCTTCTAAGGCGTAATTAGAATCAATATTCCAAAGGTGTTCTTCATTTCTAATTCCAATTTTCAAGATCCATTCTTTGACTCTCCTAAAATGCGCTGGAATGTCTTTTCTGTCCTATGCCCTCCCTTTTCATGAATTTTGCTTTTAATTTCATGAAATATGCCTACCATATTCTGAAAGGTTCAGAATATGGCAAACTTACAGGTCAGGGATATAGACGACAGACTCTACGAAGCATTAAAAAGGAGGGCCGAAATGGAACACAGATCCGTAAGCCAAGAAGTAGTTCTTCTAATTGAGAACTATCTAGCACACGACAATAAAGAATCCGAACGTAAGACCTTAGGTTTCTTAGAATTATCAGGCTCCTGGGTAGATGACAGAAGTCCAGACAAGATCGTAAAGGACATACGTTCCTCTCGAACTAAGAACACATTAGGAAAGGATGTAGATGAGCTATTTGATTGATACTGATATTATCATCTATAGCTTAAAGGAAGATCCAATTGTTCGGCAAAATTTTTTGGACCGTAAGAACTCGATCAAATCAGTTTCCGTAATCACATATGGAGAATTGATCTATGGAGCTCAGAAATCTTCTTATAAGGAAAGAAATCTGGCAACTGTCCGAAGAATTGCCGAACTTTTTCCAGTGATAGAATTGACCGAAGGAATTATGGAAACGTTTGGAGAGCTCAAAGCCACTCAACAGAAAAAAGGAAATATTGTGGAAGACTTTGATCTGCTCATTGGATCCACAGCATTGTATCTGAATTATACCTTAGTTACGAATAACGAAAGGCATTTCCAAAAAATCCCCGGATTAAAAATAGAAAATTGGACTTATACCGCTTAATCTAGCTCCACCCAAGCTCTGTCGCCTTCGATCCTAACTTTTGTGCCTAAGTCTTGGGAAAGTACTGCAACCTCTTTTAAAAAATTCTCTGCTTCCTTTCCTTCAAGTGGTCTTACCAAATGATCTTCGTTTTGAAATTTTCCAAAAATAGGTACAAGCTCTATATTGATCAATTTGCTTTTTTTAATATGCAGTATTACAATTAAATTATGATTTAAGTAGGCATTTCTACTTCCGAAAATTAAATTTCCCAAAGAATAAAATACGATCGTATTTCCTATCTTCTCGATCCCTTGGGGAATATGAGGATGGTGCCCTACTATAATATCTAATCCACCATCAGCCAAAGTTCTTGCGATCTTTCTTTGTTCGATTGTTGGAAATGGAGAATATTCTACTCCCCAATGAAGGGAAAGTATCCTGAATTGTTTTCCAGCAGATACTGCTTTAGTTTTTTTATCTCTTTTAGAAAATCTAGATGAATTTAGTTGGATTTTTTCCATTTGGAACTTTTTCACGATTAGTTCCGGATCTAAAGGCATGACACCTGGAGTTTGTCCTGCGTAATGAGATCTACCTTCGGCTACGTTTGTGGCAGAATAAACTCTAAGATAAGTATCCTTCCCTTCCCATATCCAAGGACGAAAGGCGAAATCCAAATTTTTCCCTGCACCTATAGAAGCAATATTCCTATTTTCTAAAAACCTAAGAGTCTCTCCTAATCCTTCCGGGCCATGATCCATGGCATGATTGTTTCCGAGAGAAACAAGATCCACACCTAAAAAGCTCATACTATCTAGATCAGATTCCTTTGCTTGGAATACATATGCTTTGCCATGGTCCCAACTTTTTTCGGATACTACAGGAGTTTCTAAATTTAAAATTCGTAGGTCTGCGCTTTCAAAAACTGATTTTAATCCTTTGACTGGGGCCAATTCTCCTTTGGACTTGATTGTGTCCCGGATCCCCCAATTAAACATAACGTCCCCTCCGAGGAGAACTTTTACCACTTCCGGATCGTCTTCTTTTCCAAATAACTTTTCTATTTGGGTTTCGATCTTATCTACGATACTTGTTTGTGGTTCACTAGGCTTCTCGGAGTTAGAAGAATTTTCCGGGATTCCGGCGCAAGTTAGCGCGAGTAAAAACGGAAAACATATAAGGACCGCAATAGAGAAAATGAAGTGTTTTCGAAAAAACCGCATCTATCCGGACAGTTTAGAATCGGTTTCGAATTAGGAAATAAATAATACAGAAAGAAACGAAACTTTCAAGGTATCCTTAAAGGCTCGAAGCTAAAGAAATACCTTGGTATTTTGCTATTTAACTGAACTCCCCATCATTTCTTTAGAAATAAATAGGCTATTGATACCTTTAGCAGGATCAATTATACTCAAAAGACAGGAAGTGTAACCGACCACAAAAAAGGAATCGTTCAGACCTAAGACAACATCTTGGGCATGGACCTCACATTTCGTGACCTCTTCCATATATTTCAAATTCGACCACACTAAATTCCCATCAGTATCGAATTTTGCTGCGAAGGCACTATTGATCGAATTAGTAAAAAGAATTTTTACCGCAGAGATCGTTCCGGCAATATATGAATTCCCATTTGGATCCACAGTAATTCCGAAACCTTGTGTTTCTGACCTGAAAAAATCAGAATAGTCTGGATTTCCGATAAGCCTAGTCCACAATTTGTTTCCATCTTTATCATATTTTACGATAAAAGTATCAGTTGTTCCGATCGGTGTTTGGCCATCCAGCTCTCCAGATGTAGTTCCAACTATATAAACATTTCGATCCGGATCTATGCCAATATCATTAGCAATGGAAACTTGATCAAGAACACCCAATGTCCGAACCCAAACCTTATTTCCATCCGAATCATATTTAATCAGAAGAGCATCCTCGATCCCGATCGGGGCTTGATCGTCAAAACCACCCTGAGCAGCTCCTACAAAATAAATTTCTCCATTCGAATCAATTGTTAGGTCACCAGCAATCGATTCCAGATTATTCGGATTCGTATTGCGCGCCATCCTCGCCCATAGTTGGTTTCCATCCGGATCGTATTTAACCATAAAATAACCGTTCTGCCCGGCTGGATTTGTTTCACCAAAGAATGTATCTGCATTCGTGGTCCCATTAACATAAATATTCCCGAACTGATCTGAAGTAATACCTCTTCCTGCAGAAGTTCCAAAATGAAAATCAGTGTTACTTCCTCCACCAATCATCTTGGTCCATTTTTTATTTCCATCTTTATCATATTTTGATAAATAAGCGTCTTGGTATCCAATTTTGTTTTGCCCATCTAACTTTTCTACGACAGTCATTCCAGTACTTAAAACATTCCCATCCTTGTCGGATGTTATTCCAAGACCATAGGTACTTCCTTTAGAGAAATCTTTAGGACCTCCACCCAAATGTCTGATCCAAAGTTTATTACCATCTTCATCGTATTTAGTAATATAAGAATCTAATTTGCCAAGCATAGGTTGCCCGCCCAAATCCCCTTCCGTAAAACCAGTAGCTATTATATTTCCGTCTGGATCTACACTCGCTCCGCTTGCGAATGTCATCTTACCGAAAACACCTAAAAATTTAGGCCAAGGTTTCTTAGGTTCAGAAGGAGAAGGAGCATTATTCACTGCGCTACCTCCAAAGACCAAAGCGAATGCTTCCGGAACGGATTGGTCTGGAGAAGAACAAGAAAGAATAAGAATAAACGAAAATAGAATGGAAATATTAAATCTTCTGATGCTGAAGCTCATGCCTTAAGTAACATTCGCTTCATTAAATTTTCGAATCCTTTTCGCCTAACGTAAGACGGATTCATTCCTTGTTTTTTATCATTCATTCCATATTAGGAACGTTTCACGGATGAATTTAAGAACCTATTATTTAAAAAGTAAAAATCCAAAAAGAACTAAAACTAATCCCAAGAGCCCGATCCTCACACCGACTTTTGCCATATCCTTGATCTCAAAGCCTCCCACAGCATAGGCTACTGCATTCGGAGGGGTGGACACAGGCAAAGACATTGCCAAAGAAGCTCCTAACGCAGATCCTAAAACCAATTGTATTGCGTAGGACTCATTTCCTGGAAGTAAAAGGGTAGCCACAGGAAGTGCCAAAGGAACCAGAAGATTTGCAGTCGCAGTATTGGATAAGAATGTAGAAAGAAAAAGTCCAATCGAGAAGAAGATCCCGAGTACCCAAAGACTTTCTCCTGGACCTGCTTGTTTACCGATCAATTCACCGAACCAGATCCCTGCCCCGCTCTTTTCTATGCCTGTTCCGAGAGCAATTCCACCTGCAACTAAGATCAAAACATCCCATTCCAAAGAACGTAAATCATTGGACTCTAATATTCCAAAAGCGGTAAATAGAAGTAGAGGAAATAGAGCCACAACTCCGGCAGGAATTCCATGAAACGATTCGCTTAACCACAGAATTACAGTAATCAAAAATCCAAACAAAACAAATCTTAATCTTTTTTCCGAGCCTTCTTCGGAGATAGTTTCATAACGAAGGGAAAGAGCTAAACCTTCACTCGCAGGGAATGCACGCAAAAGCCAAAACCAAGCTGCAATAAGCAGAATGATCAAGAGTGGAACCGCAACAAGCATCCAAGTTCCGAAAGAAATAAAATCTCCATATCCCTGGTTTTTCAAATTTGCAAATGCAATCACGTTCGGAGGAGAACCAATTGGAGTTCCAATCCCTCCCAAATTCGCAGCAAATGGAATTCCAATTAGGACTGCTTTTCTAAATTTTTCATCCTTATCTAAAACCATGAGCAAAGGAAATACCAATGCTATCATCAAAGAGGCTGTTGCAGTATTACTCATCCAAAGAGAGATGGTTGCAGTAATGCACATAAGTCCGAGTAAAACATATTTAGGAGAAGTTCCGAAATATGGAAGAACTCGATTCGCCAACCAACGATCCACTCCTACTTTTACGCAAGA
It encodes:
- the rplI gene encoding 50S ribosomal protein L9, which translates into the protein MRVILQKDVSNLGDAGDVKEVADGFARNFLFPQRLAVRASEGKTKMALHQKKLADLKKEKRKKDMESVSSGLNGKEFEISVKTGGGDKLFGAVTPADVAALLKTAGFEVDKRKIEFSEPIRNLGSYKLKVRLAEGILPTITVHVKKEEVVSTEA
- the rpsR gene encoding 30S ribosomal protein S18; this encodes MSDNEVQEETKQEMTAEGMPLDQDGGRPPKKQNKYKKKVCRFTADPELAKQINYKNTELLERFITNRGKIIPRRITGTSAKYQRILAREIRKARSIGLLPFKVN
- a CDS encoding single-stranded DNA-binding protein; this encodes MANDINRVTLVGRLTRDPEFKTVNGTSLVNFSLANGRTYVTGGEKKEETHFFDCEAWGKGADIIQQYCKKGKQLVIEGRLKQDTWETMEGKKASRIRIVVENFQMIGGARENGSGEYGSSASSGSSSYSSAQDDMGSSAMDDDIPF
- the rpsF gene encoding 30S ribosomal protein S6 — protein: MRNYEITTITRSTAKEVAKTEVLEIFKKHSINVTAEEDWGQKKLWHPIQHQDYGIFTHFKVNAEQSALEKVERDFGLNQNLLRSMIVRLNG
- a CDS encoding FitA-like ribbon-helix-helix domain-containing protein — translated: MANLQVRDIDDRLYEALKRRAEMEHRSVSQEVVLLIENYLAHDNKESERKTLGFLELSGSWVDDRSPDKIVKDIRSSRTKNTLGKDVDELFD
- a CDS encoding type II toxin-antitoxin system VapC family toxin — encoded protein: MSYLIDTDIIIYSLKEDPIVRQNFLDRKNSIKSVSVITYGELIYGAQKSSYKERNLATVRRIAELFPVIELTEGIMETFGELKATQQKKGNIVEDFDLLIGSTALYLNYTLVTNNERHFQKIPGLKIENWTYTA
- a CDS encoding CapA family protein, producing the protein MRFFRKHFIFSIAVLICFPFLLALTCAGIPENSSNSEKPSEPQTSIVDKIETQIEKLFGKEDDPEVVKVLLGGDVMFNWGIRDTIKSKGELAPVKGLKSVFESADLRILNLETPVVSEKSWDHGKAYVFQAKESDLDSMSFLGVDLVSLGNNHAMDHGPEGLGETLRFLENRNIASIGAGKNLDFAFRPWIWEGKDTYLRVYSATNVAEGRSHYAGQTPGVMPLDPELIVKKFQMEKIQLNSSRFSKRDKKTKAVSAGKQFRILSLHWGVEYSPFPTIEQRKIARTLADGGLDIIVGHHPHIPQGIEKIGNTIVFYSLGNLIFGSRNAYLNHNLIVILHIKKSKLINIELVPIFGKFQNEDHLVRPLEGKEAENFLKEVAVLSQDLGTKVRIEGDRAWVELD
- a CDS encoding SBBP repeat-containing protein, with the protein product MSFSIRRFNISILFSFILILSCSSPDQSVPEAFALVFGGSAVNNAPSPSEPKKPWPKFLGVFGKMTFASGASVDPDGNIIATGFTEGDLGGQPMLGKLDSYITKYDEDGNKLWIRHLGGGPKDFSKGSTYGLGITSDKDGNVLSTGMTVVEKLDGQNKIGYQDAYLSKYDKDGNKKWTKMIGGGSNTDFHFGTSAGRGITSDQFGNIYVNGTTNADTFFGETNPAGQNGYFMVKYDPDGNQLWARMARNTNPNNLESIAGDLTIDSNGEIYFVGAAQGGFDDQAPIGIEDALLIKYDSDGNKVWVRTLGVLDQVSIANDIGIDPDRNVYIVGTTSGELDGQTPIGTTDTFIVKYDKDGNKLWTRLIGNPDYSDFFRSETQGFGITVDPNGNSYIAGTISAVKILFTNSINSAFAAKFDTDGNLVWSNLKYMEEVTKCEVHAQDVVLGLNDSFFVVGYTSCLLSIIDPAKGINSLFISKEMMGSSVK
- a CDS encoding SLC13 family permease — translated: MKLKYIGFILSIFVACVPLIFSFYGYVPASVGGMFFIFLISAGLWIFEIIPGHATSILIIFSEIILFSNPGKWEFLKQYAGPGKPSPPAVFLASLADSAVVLFLGSFALAKSCVKVGVDRWLANRVLPYFGTSPKYVLLGLMCITATISLWMSNTATASLMIALVFPLLMVLDKDEKFRKAVLIGIPFAANLGGIGTPIGSPPNVIAFANLKNQGYGDFISFGTWMLVAVPLLIILLIAAWFWLLRAFPASEGLALSLRYETISEEGSEKRLRFVLFGFLITVILWLSESFHGIPAGVVALFPLLLFTAFGILESNDLRSLEWDVLILVAGGIALGTGIEKSGAGIWFGELIGKQAGPGESLWVLGIFFSIGLFLSTFLSNTATANLLVPLALPVATLLLPGNESYAIQLVLGSALGASLAMSLPVSTPPNAVAYAVGGFEIKDMAKVGVRIGLLGLVLVLFGFLLFK